A stretch of Campylobacter sp. MG1 DNA encodes these proteins:
- a CDS encoding branched-chain amino acid transaminase — protein MAIKADYVWMDGQIINFADAKVHFLTHSLHYANAVFEGTRAYKAENGMAIFRLQDHTKRLLESAKITAITPPFSQKELEDAQIELLRRNKFNSNTYIRPLIFLGDGIMGIYHAKAPVRVGIAAWEWGAYLGEDGLNKGIKVCISSLMRNSTKANFNKAKASANYLNSMMAKYEAINSGYEEALMCDEEGFVAEGTGECFFMVKNGELITPPNDYALKSITQDTVLKIADDLGIEVVRRRISRDEIYVCDEAFFTGTAAEITPINSLDHRVIGNGSRGEITKKIQDAFFDIVYGRNEKYASWLTYI, from the coding sequence ATGGCAATTAAAGCTGATTATGTTTGGATGGATGGACAAATTATTAATTTTGCTGATGCAAAGGTTCATTTTTTAACTCACTCATTACACTATGCTAATGCAGTATTTGAAGGGACTAGAGCTTATAAAGCAGAAAATGGTATGGCAATTTTTAGATTACAAGATCATACGAAAAGATTATTAGAAAGTGCAAAAATTACAGCAATTACTCCACCATTTTCTCAAAAAGAATTAGAAGATGCGCAAATTGAGTTATTAAGACGTAATAAATTTAATTCAAATACATATATTCGCCCATTAATTTTCTTAGGTGATGGTATTATGGGGATTTATCATGCAAAAGCTCCTGTTAGAGTAGGAATCGCTGCTTGGGAATGGGGTGCTTATTTAGGAGAAGATGGCTTAAATAAAGGTATTAAAGTTTGCATTTCGTCATTAATGAGAAATAGTACAAAAGCAAATTTTAATAAAGCAAAAGCAAGTGCGAACTATCTAAATTCAATGATGGCAAAATATGAAGCTATTAATAGTGGATATGAAGAAGCTTTAATGTGTGATGAGGAAGGCTTTGTTGCTGAAGGAACTGGTGAATGTTTTTTTATGGTTAAAAATGGTGAGTTAATTACACCACCAAATGATTATGCTTTAAAATCAATTACACAAGATACTGTATTAAAAATAGCCGATGATTTAGGTATAGAAGTTGTTAGAAGAAGAATAAGTAGAGATGAAATTTATGTTTGCGATGAAGCATTCTTTACAGGAACAGCAGCTGAAATTACTCCTATTAATTCGCTAGATCATAGAGTTATAGGAAATGGTTCTCGTGGAGAAATTACTAAAAAAATCCAAGATGCTTTCTTTGATATAGTATATGGAAGAAATGAAAAATATGCTTCTTG